A genomic segment from Bradyrhizobium diazoefficiens USDA 110 encodes:
- the ilvD gene encoding dihydroxy-acid dehydratase, which produces MPAYRSRTTTHGRNMAGARGLWRATGMKDADFGKPIIAVVNSFTQFVPGHVHLKDLGQLVAREIEQAGGVAKEFNTIAVDDGIAMGHDGMLYSLPSRELIADSVEYMANAHCADGLVCISNCDKITPGMLMAALRLNIPAVFVSGGPMEAGKVKLQGKTKAVDLIDAMVAAADSKVSDEDVKVIERSACPTCGSCSGMFTANSMNCLTEALGLALPGNGSVVATHADRKRLFVEAGHTIVDLVRRYYEQDDASVLPRNVANFKAFENAMTLDIAMGGSTNTVLHLLAAAHEGQVAFTMKDIDRLSRRVPVLCKVAPSVADVHVEDVHRAGGIMGILGELDRAGLIDTSVSTVHAPTMADALERWDIKRSKSEAVRTFYRASPGGIPTQVAFSQERRYDELDADREKGVVRDLEHAFSKDGGLAVLYGNLAQDGCIVKTAGVDASILKFSGPARVFESQDAAVEGILGGKVVAGEVVVIIYEGPRGGPGMQEMLYPTSYLKSMGLGKACALVTDGRFSGGSSGLSIGHLSPEAAEGGNIGLVRTGDLIAIDIPNRSITLEVSDEELAKRRASEEAKGDAAWQATGRKRNVSTALQAYAALTTSAARGAVREVKRRSN; this is translated from the coding sequence ATGCCAGCCTATCGCTCCCGCACCACCACCCACGGCCGCAACATGGCGGGTGCCCGCGGCCTCTGGCGCGCGACCGGCATGAAGGATGCGGACTTCGGCAAGCCGATCATCGCGGTCGTCAACTCCTTCACCCAGTTCGTGCCTGGCCATGTCCATCTCAAGGACCTCGGCCAGCTCGTCGCCCGCGAGATCGAGCAGGCCGGCGGCGTCGCCAAGGAATTCAACACCATCGCGGTCGATGACGGTATCGCCATGGGCCATGACGGCATGCTCTACAGCCTGCCGTCGCGCGAGCTGATCGCCGACAGCGTCGAATACATGGCCAACGCCCATTGCGCCGACGGCCTCGTCTGCATCTCCAATTGCGACAAGATCACGCCCGGCATGCTGATGGCGGCGCTGCGGCTCAACATCCCGGCCGTGTTCGTCTCGGGCGGGCCGATGGAGGCCGGCAAGGTCAAGCTCCAGGGCAAGACCAAGGCCGTCGACCTCATCGACGCCATGGTTGCCGCGGCGGACTCCAAGGTCAGCGACGAAGACGTCAAGGTGATCGAGCGCTCGGCGTGCCCGACCTGCGGCTCCTGCTCGGGCATGTTCACCGCGAATTCGATGAACTGCCTGACCGAAGCGCTCGGCCTCGCGCTGCCCGGCAACGGCTCGGTGGTCGCGACCCATGCCGACCGCAAGCGGCTGTTCGTCGAGGCCGGCCATACCATCGTCGATCTCGTCCGCCGCTATTACGAGCAGGACGATGCCTCGGTGCTGCCGCGCAACGTCGCGAACTTCAAGGCGTTCGAGAACGCGATGACGCTCGACATCGCGATGGGCGGCTCGACCAACACCGTGCTGCATCTGCTTGCGGCGGCTCACGAAGGGCAGGTCGCGTTCACCATGAAGGATATCGACCGGCTGTCGCGCCGTGTTCCCGTGCTCTGCAAGGTCGCGCCGTCGGTTGCCGACGTCCATGTCGAGGACGTGCACCGCGCCGGCGGCATCATGGGCATTCTCGGCGAGCTCGATCGCGCCGGCCTGATCGATACGTCGGTCTCGACCGTGCATGCGCCGACCATGGCTGACGCGCTGGAGCGTTGGGACATCAAGCGCTCCAAGAGCGAGGCGGTGCGCACCTTCTATCGTGCCTCGCCCGGCGGCATCCCGACGCAAGTCGCATTCAGCCAGGAGCGTCGCTACGACGAGCTCGATGCCGATCGCGAGAAGGGCGTCGTGCGCGATCTCGAACACGCCTTCAGCAAGGATGGCGGTCTCGCCGTGCTCTACGGCAACCTCGCACAGGACGGCTGCATCGTGAAGACTGCCGGCGTCGACGCCTCGATCCTGAAATTCTCCGGCCCCGCGCGCGTGTTCGAGAGCCAGGACGCGGCCGTCGAAGGCATTTTGGGCGGCAAGGTCGTCGCCGGTGAGGTCGTGGTCATCATCTACGAAGGCCCGCGCGGCGGCCCCGGCATGCAGGAAATGCTGTATCCGACCAGCTATCTGAAATCGATGGGCCTCGGCAAAGCCTGCGCGCTCGTCACCGACGGACGCTTCTCGGGCGGCTCGTCCGGCCTGTCGATCGGACATCTGTCGCCGGAAGCCGCCGAGGGCGGCAACATCGGCCTGGTGCGGACCGGCGACCTTATCGCGATCGACATTCCGAACCGCAGCATCACGCTGGAGGTTTCCGACGAGGAGCTCGCCAAGCGCCGCGCGTCGGAAGAGGCGAAGGGGGACGCCGCCTGGCAGGCGACGGGCCGCAAGCGCAACGTTTCCACCGCGCTCCAGGCTTACGCTGCGCTCACCACCAGCGCCGCGCGCGGCGCGGTGCGCGAAGTGAAGCGCCGCTCGAACTGA
- a CDS encoding VOC family protein produces MADQLGRFAWYELLTTDVAAAGAFYRKAVGWGLKDESTPKLAYTVVRSGSVPVGGLLDIPDEGRRLGATPRWMGYVAVDDLDGTAAQIRRLGGTIFVPPTDTNIGRIAVVADPQKATFGLIEEPTHGRSKPGGLDEPGRVGWHELLAGDRTVIFDFYRALFGWQKADAQADPADWYQLFSADGQTVGGMLTKLPSVAQPCWLHYFNVDDIGAATKQVNAGGGRILQGPIELPDGCWIARCVDPQGALFALQGARGQAGIEPSSASEVGWSAKWGDVASQGRIVLPKPKR; encoded by the coding sequence GTGGCAGATCAACTCGGACGTTTCGCTTGGTACGAACTCCTGACCACGGATGTCGCGGCAGCAGGCGCATTTTATCGCAAGGCGGTCGGCTGGGGTTTGAAGGATGAGTCGACTCCGAAGCTGGCTTACACGGTGGTTCGCAGCGGCAGCGTTCCGGTCGGCGGACTTTTGGATATCCCGGACGAGGGGCGGAGATTGGGGGCAACGCCGAGATGGATGGGTTACGTCGCCGTCGATGACCTGGACGGGACCGCCGCACAGATCAGGCGTCTCGGAGGCACGATCTTTGTGCCGCCGACCGACACCAACATTGGCCGAATAGCAGTCGTTGCCGATCCGCAGAAGGCGACGTTCGGTCTGATCGAGGAACCGACACATGGCCGATCGAAGCCGGGCGGGCTGGACGAGCCGGGGCGCGTCGGTTGGCACGAGCTATTGGCCGGCGACCGGACCGTGATCTTCGATTTCTACAGAGCATTATTTGGTTGGCAGAAGGCCGACGCTCAAGCCGATCCAGCGGACTGGTATCAATTGTTTTCGGCGGACGGACAAACGGTCGGCGGCATGCTGACGAAACTTCCGAGCGTAGCGCAGCCATGCTGGCTGCATTACTTCAATGTCGACGACATCGGCGCTGCGACTAAGCAGGTGAATGCCGGTGGAGGCCGGATCCTCCAAGGTCCGATCGAATTGCCCGATGGCTGCTGGATCGCACGATGTGTCGATCCCCAGGGCGCCCTGTTTGCACTGCAGGGGGCCCGAGGTCAGGCGGGCATCGAGCCATCCTCGGCCTCGGAAGTCGGGTGGTCCGCCAAGTGGGGCGACGTTGCCTCACAGGGGAGAATTGTGCTGCCCAAGCCGAAGCGCTAG